In Anaerolineae bacterium, the DNA window GGGCAGTTTGAGCATGGCCAATGCCGGCCCCAATACCAACGGCTCCCAGTTCTTCATCTGTCACGGACCGCAGCCTCATTTGGATGGCAAACATACCGTTTTTGGTAAGGTCACCAGCGGGCAGAACGTGGTCACATCGCTACAAAATGGCGATGTGATCAATCAGGTCATTATCACCGAGAGTTAGGTGAAAGTCATGAAAATCCCAATCGGCAGATTTATTCTGGTATGTTGGGTTGTTGTGTTGCTGATGTTTATGGTAAGCTGCGGCAGTACCCCCACCCCGGAACCTCCGCCGCCGGAGGATACGCCGCAGAGCGAAGGGGTAGCTGCTTTACCGGCAGCACAACGGGCCGATTATTATTCGGCCAGGCCCCAACTCACCATTGACCTCCAAAAAACCTATCGGGCTATTATCCAGACCAATAAAGGTGAAATTGTGGTTTCGTTGAACGCTCAAGCCGCGCCGGAGCACGTGAATAACTTTGTCTTTTTGAGCAAAGAAGGTTTTTACCATGGCTTGACGTTCCATCGGGTTGAACCTGATTTTGTGATTCAGGGAGGCGATCCCCTGGGGGTGGGTAAAGGCGGCCCCGGCTATACCGTTCCCGGCGAGTTCAATTTAACCCACGGCGAAGGAGCGCTGGCTATGGCCCGTTTGCCGGATCAGGTCAATCCCCAGCGCGAGTCGAGCGGCAGCCAGTTTTACAT includes these proteins:
- a CDS encoding peptidylprolyl isomerase, whose translation is MVSCGSTPTPEPPPPEDTPQSEGVAALPAAQRADYYSARPQLTIDLQKTYRAIIQTNKGEIVVSLNAQAAPEHVNNFVFLSKEGFYHGLTFHRVEPDFVIQGGDPLGVGKGGPGYTVPGEFNLTHGEGALAMARLPDQVNPQRESSGSQFYITLAPTPFLDGQYSVFGQVEAGMDVVRSIEVGDTIDRIVIEE